One Brassica napus cultivar Da-Ae chromosome A5, Da-Ae, whole genome shotgun sequence DNA window includes the following coding sequences:
- the LOC106449390 gene encoding signal peptidase complex catalytic subunit SEC11C, whose translation MGWIGETIDSIKSIQIRQLLTQAISLGMIVTSALIIWKALMCVTGSESPVVVVLSGSMEPGFKRGDILFLHMSKDPIRAGEIVVFNVDGRDIPIVHRVIKVHERENTGDVDVLTKGDNNYGDDRLLYAEGQQWLHRHHIMGRAVGFLPYVGWVTIIMTEKPIIKYILIGALGLLVITSKD comes from the exons ATGGGTTGGATCGGAGAAACCATAGATTCAATCAAATCCATTCAGATCCGTCAGCTTCTCACTCAAGCCATCAGTCTTG GGATGATTGTTACGTCTGCTTTGATCATATGGAAAGCTTTGATGTGTGTCACTGGCAGCGAATCTCCTGTGGTTGTTGTTCTCTCTGGAAGTATGGAGCCTGGCTTCAAGAGG GGGGATATACTGTTCTTGCACATGAGTAAAGACCCTATTCGAGCTGGAGAAATTGTTGTTTTCAATGTTGAT GGTCGTGATATTCCCATTGTACATCGTGTCATTAAG GTTCACGAAAGGGAGAATACAGGAGATGTCGATGTTTTGACGAAAG GTGACAATAACTATGGAGATGATAGACTTCTGTATGCTGAAGGGCAGCAGTGGCTTCATCGACATCATATAATGGGTCGTGCTGTCGG GTTCTTGCCTTATGTTGGATGGGTGACTATCATTATGACAGAAAAGCCTATCATCAAG TATATTCTCATAGGGGCATTGGGTTTACTCGTTATAACGTCCAAAGATTGA